In one window of Burkholderia sp. NRF60-BP8 DNA:
- a CDS encoding response regulator, whose translation MRVLLVEDDPLIGSGLEQGLKQEGFAVDWVKDGDAASLALRATGYGLLLLDLGLPNRDGLSVLAALRRRDENLPAIIITARDGVPDRIAGLDSGADDYLVKPFALDELLARIRAVSRRHAGRAQTTLAIGPLRLDPVKHLVWLDDDEVPLSPKEFVLLHELMREPGAVISREQFEERLYSWGEEIESNAVQVHIHNLRKKLGHDMIRTVRGVGYRIGDGT comes from the coding sequence ATGCGCGTACTGCTCGTCGAGGACGATCCGCTGATCGGCAGCGGGCTCGAACAGGGCCTCAAACAGGAAGGCTTCGCGGTCGACTGGGTGAAGGACGGCGACGCCGCGTCGCTCGCGCTGCGTGCGACCGGCTACGGGCTGCTGCTGCTCGATCTCGGGCTGCCGAACCGCGACGGCCTGTCGGTGCTCGCGGCGCTGCGCCGCCGCGACGAAAACCTGCCCGCGATCATCATCACCGCGCGCGACGGCGTGCCCGACCGCATCGCGGGCCTCGACAGCGGCGCGGACGACTATCTCGTCAAGCCGTTCGCGCTCGACGAGCTGCTCGCCCGCATTCGCGCGGTCAGCCGCCGCCATGCAGGCCGCGCGCAGACGACGCTCGCGATCGGCCCGCTGCGGCTCGATCCCGTCAAGCACCTCGTCTGGCTCGACGACGACGAAGTGCCGCTGTCGCCGAAGGAATTCGTGCTGCTGCACGAGCTGATGCGCGAACCGGGCGCGGTGATTTCGCGCGAACAGTTCGAGGAACGGCTGTACAGCTGGGGCGAGGAAATCGAGAGCAACGCGGTGCAGGTGCATATCCACAACCTGCGCAAGAAACTCGGTCACGACATGATCCGCACGGTGCGCGGCGTCGGCTACCGGATCGGTGACGGCACGTGA
- a CDS encoding ATP-binding protein, protein MQRAVARWRNASLRRRLLTWLLPAACVIGLVASAGTYWGALRELDDLLDDQMRSMSKQIVVGPNGELSFSNHAKGKHGFEASDPDAVLLQVWRNGALVYSTDRDSKLPPPAQQGIASVDVDGQPWRTYVTERGGTTIRLAQARHARWEAIAGIAVHLLWPVFSMLPLLALGLWFGIGAGLRPLRAIASGLKRRNANNLEPVDVASMPNEVRPLAEAINDLLARLDRSFTLQRHFIADAAHELRTPIMGLSIQSQLLQRAATAKEREHILAQIHAGTTRLGHLAEQLLTLARLEPDAQAAAGASAPVDLAALCRSVVSDRARVADAHRIDLGAIVGAPVTTAGNADTLRVLLNNLVDNAIRYAGEGARVDVSARMDGATPVLEVADDGPGIPEAERADVWERFYRGEGAQAATSSGSGLGLSIVKRIAEQHRATVALGTTHGGRGLTVTVRFPQPS, encoded by the coding sequence ATGCAACGCGCGGTCGCGCGCTGGCGCAACGCGTCGTTGCGGCGGCGCCTGCTGACGTGGCTGCTGCCGGCCGCGTGCGTGATCGGCCTGGTCGCGAGCGCCGGCACTTACTGGGGCGCGCTGCGCGAACTCGACGATCTGCTCGACGACCAGATGCGCAGCATGTCGAAACAGATCGTCGTCGGCCCGAACGGCGAGCTGTCGTTCAGCAACCACGCCAAGGGCAAGCACGGCTTCGAAGCGAGCGACCCCGATGCGGTGCTGTTGCAGGTATGGCGCAACGGCGCGCTCGTGTATTCGACCGACCGCGACTCGAAGCTGCCGCCGCCCGCGCAGCAAGGCATCGCGAGCGTCGACGTCGACGGCCAGCCGTGGCGCACCTATGTGACCGAGCGCGGCGGCACGACGATCCGGCTCGCGCAGGCGCGGCATGCGCGCTGGGAGGCGATCGCGGGCATCGCCGTCCACCTGCTGTGGCCCGTGTTCTCGATGCTGCCGCTGCTCGCGCTCGGCCTGTGGTTCGGCATCGGCGCGGGGTTGCGGCCGTTGCGGGCAATCGCGTCCGGCCTGAAACGCAGGAATGCGAACAACCTCGAGCCGGTCGACGTCGCATCGATGCCGAACGAGGTCCGCCCGCTTGCCGAGGCCATCAACGACCTGCTCGCCCGCCTCGACCGCTCGTTCACGTTGCAGCGGCACTTCATCGCCGATGCCGCGCACGAGCTGCGCACGCCGATCATGGGGCTGTCGATCCAGTCGCAATTGCTGCAACGTGCGGCGACTGCCAAGGAACGCGAGCACATCCTCGCGCAGATCCATGCGGGCACGACGCGCCTCGGCCACCTCGCCGAACAGTTGCTGACGCTCGCACGCCTCGAGCCCGATGCGCAGGCGGCCGCCGGCGCGTCGGCGCCGGTCGATCTCGCCGCGCTGTGCCGTTCGGTGGTATCGGACCGCGCGCGCGTCGCCGACGCGCACCGGATCGATCTCGGTGCGATCGTCGGTGCACCCGTGACGACGGCGGGCAATGCCGACACGTTGCGCGTGCTGCTGAACAATCTCGTCGACAACGCGATCCGCTATGCGGGCGAAGGCGCGCGCGTCGACGTGTCGGCGCGCATGGACGGCGCGACACCCGTACTCGAAGTCGCCGACGACGGCCCCGGCATCCCGGAGGCCGAACGCGCGGACGTGTGGGAACGCTTCTATCGCGGCGAAGGCGCGCAAGCCGCCACGTCGTCGGGCAGCGGGCTCGGGTTGTCGATCGTCAAGCGGATTGCCGAACAGCATCGCGCGACCGTCGCGCTCGGGACTACGCACGGCGGGCGCGGGCTGACCGTCACGGTGCGCTTCCCGCAGCCGAGCTGA
- the blaPEN-B gene encoding PEN-B family class A beta-lactamase: MTYSTKRRTLLLAAATAPLVLTVTACASRQAAAPDPAAAAAAAAADAIAPVAAATTLADLERDAGGRLGVCAIDTASGRVIEHRAGERFPFCSTFKAMLSAAVLAQSVERPGLLQQRVTYTKADLVNYSPVSEKHVGAGMTVAALCEAAIQYSDNSAANLLMKLIGGPSAVTAYARSIGDDMFRLDRWETELNTALPGDPRDTTTPAAMAASMRVLTLGDALPAAQRAQLVAWLRGNKVGDKRIRAGVPAGWTVGDKTGTGDYGTTNDAGVIWPTSRAPIVLAVYYTQTRADARAKDDVIASAARIVARTFG, from the coding sequence ATGACCTACTCAACGAAACGTCGAACCCTGTTGCTGGCCGCCGCGACGGCGCCGCTCGTTCTCACCGTCACCGCGTGCGCGTCGCGGCAGGCTGCGGCGCCGGACCCAGCCGCGGCGGCAGCGGCGGCTGCTGCGGACGCCATCGCGCCCGTCGCGGCGGCGACGACGCTCGCCGATCTCGAGCGCGACGCGGGCGGCCGTCTCGGCGTGTGCGCGATCGACACGGCGAGCGGCCGCGTCATCGAGCATCGCGCGGGCGAGCGCTTCCCGTTCTGCAGTACGTTCAAGGCGATGCTGAGTGCGGCGGTGCTCGCGCAGAGCGTCGAGCGGCCGGGCCTGCTGCAACAGCGCGTGACGTATACCAAGGCCGATCTCGTCAATTATTCGCCGGTGTCGGAGAAGCATGTCGGCGCGGGCATGACGGTCGCCGCGCTGTGCGAGGCCGCGATCCAGTACAGCGACAACTCGGCCGCGAACCTGCTGATGAAGCTGATCGGCGGCCCGTCGGCGGTAACGGCCTACGCGCGTTCGATCGGCGACGACATGTTCCGTCTCGATCGATGGGAGACCGAACTGAATACCGCGCTGCCGGGCGACCCGCGCGACACGACGACGCCCGCCGCGATGGCCGCCAGCATGCGCGTGCTGACGCTCGGCGACGCACTGCCGGCGGCGCAGCGTGCGCAGCTCGTCGCGTGGCTGCGCGGCAACAAGGTCGGCGACAAGCGAATTCGCGCGGGCGTGCCCGCCGGATGGACGGTCGGTGACAAGACCGGTACCGGCGATTACGGGACGACCAACGATGCGGGCGTCATCTGGCCGACGTCGCGCGCGCCGATCGTGCTGGCCGTGTACTACACGCAGACGCGAGCCGATGCACGGGCGAAGGACGACGTGATCGCGTCGGCCGCGCGCATCGTCGCGCGGACGTTCGGTTGA
- the penR gene encoding beta-lactamase transcriptional regulator PenR, whose amino-acid sequence MTKLRPHLPLNALRAFESSARHLNFTRAGLELSVTQAAVSQQVRSLEERLGCTLFTRLPRGLGLTDEGRALLPVLSDAFSRIETVLKQFDGGRFHEVLTLGVVGTFALGWLMPRLKQFGDTHPFVELRLRTNNNVVDLAAEGLDFAIRFGVGNWPATRNEQLLDAPLTALCTPDIARRLAQPADLANETLLRSYRTDEWLGWFDAAQLEPWAVNGPVFDSSRLMVEAAIQGAGVALAPACMFARELQLGQLARPFDIDVRAGGYWLTSLKSKPLTPAMTLFRDWIVAEAAGAAPLE is encoded by the coding sequence ATGACAAAACTCCGTCCTCATCTCCCGCTCAATGCGTTGCGCGCGTTCGAATCGTCGGCGCGCCACCTGAATTTCACGCGCGCCGGCCTCGAGCTGAGCGTGACCCAGGCCGCGGTCAGCCAGCAGGTGCGCTCGCTGGAGGAGCGGCTCGGCTGCACGTTGTTCACGCGGCTGCCGCGCGGTCTCGGGCTGACCGACGAGGGGCGCGCATTGCTGCCGGTGCTGAGCGACGCGTTCAGCCGCATCGAGACGGTGCTCAAGCAGTTCGACGGCGGGCGCTTCCACGAGGTGCTGACGCTCGGCGTCGTCGGCACCTTTGCCCTAGGCTGGCTAATGCCGCGACTGAAGCAGTTCGGCGACACGCACCCGTTCGTCGAGCTGCGGCTGCGGACCAACAACAACGTCGTCGACCTCGCCGCCGAGGGCCTCGATTTCGCGATCCGCTTCGGCGTCGGCAATTGGCCGGCGACGCGCAACGAGCAACTGCTCGATGCGCCGCTCACCGCGCTGTGCACGCCGGACATTGCGCGGCGTCTCGCGCAGCCGGCCGACCTCGCGAACGAAACGCTGCTGCGCTCGTACCGCACCGACGAATGGCTCGGCTGGTTCGACGCCGCGCAGCTCGAGCCGTGGGCCGTCAACGGGCCGGTGTTCGACTCGTCACGGCTGATGGTCGAGGCCGCGATACAAGGTGCGGGCGTCGCGCTCGCGCCCGCCTGCATGTTCGCGCGCGAACTGCAGCTCGGCCAGCTCGCGCGGCCGTTCGACATCGACGTGCGCGCGGGCGGCTACTGGCTCACGTCGCTGAAGTCAAAACCGCTGACGCCCGCGATGACGCTCTTTCGCGACTGGATCGTGGCGGAAGCGGCCGGCGCGGCACCCCTCGAATAA
- a CDS encoding amylo-alpha-1,6-glucosidase, whose product MPNHAEATTTQAPQVAPIAPTAASGPAFIAPEADPQAIARNNQYVLKSGDAFVVSDALGDIGGHDDGLFVDDMRVLSTWRLTFGGRAPSLLSGATSADNASFTAHLTNRPLPPLGGHETPEGVIHIERMRVLAGDVLYEALTLTNYGASEAEVPLSLSFAADFKDMFEVRGTQRPKRGTVGAPRVDAGAVRLRYDGLDRVERNVTVHFSPAPDALSVDRADYTLTIAAQACVSIYLTVDATLGPAQGEGPGCGRVALRTALVGVHREMRARRESMARVNTGNPLFDAWLDRSLADLGLLTTQLDTGPYPYAGIPWFSTPFGRDAIITSLQMLWLQPSLARGVLRFLAEHQARETSAFRDAEPGKIMHEFRRSEMAATGEVPFALYYGGVDTTPLFIVLAGAYVERTGDDALIDELWPALERAAQWVIDKCDRNPYGLLDYQRTSERGLANQGWKDSHDSVFHADGRFPDGPIALVEVQAYACAALDAMSACSHRRGHAADATRYALRAKTLREQVDALFWMPEGNFYGIALDGHGDLCRVFASNAGHLLAFGLPDAERGAAVAGVLGSTLFQTGWGIRTLAAGQPRFNPMAYHNGSVWPHDNALIARGLARYGDKTAAVNLLRALFEAAVSFEMRLPELFCGFPRRRGEPPTAYPVACLPQAWAAGAPFMMLQACLGVSIDASRHEVRVERPALPEGVDWLRIDALRVGDETVSLTFRRVDGQVVAAAEQPGRVKVVAVL is encoded by the coding sequence ATGCCGAATCACGCCGAAGCCACGACGACGCAGGCGCCGCAAGTCGCGCCGATTGCCCCGACCGCCGCGTCGGGTCCCGCTTTCATCGCTCCCGAAGCCGATCCGCAGGCGATCGCGCGCAACAACCAGTACGTGCTGAAATCCGGCGACGCGTTCGTGGTCAGCGACGCGCTCGGCGACATCGGCGGGCATGACGACGGCCTGTTCGTCGACGACATGCGCGTGCTGTCGACCTGGCGCCTGACGTTCGGCGGCCGTGCGCCGTCGCTGCTGTCGGGTGCGACGAGCGCCGACAACGCGTCGTTCACCGCGCACCTGACGAACCGCCCGCTGCCGCCGCTCGGCGGCCACGAGACACCCGAGGGCGTGATCCACATCGAGCGGATGCGCGTGCTCGCGGGCGACGTGCTGTACGAAGCGCTGACGCTGACGAACTACGGCGCGAGCGAAGCCGAGGTGCCGCTGTCGCTGTCGTTCGCGGCCGATTTCAAGGACATGTTCGAAGTGCGCGGCACGCAGCGGCCGAAGCGCGGCACGGTGGGCGCGCCGCGCGTCGACGCGGGCGCGGTGCGGCTGCGCTACGACGGCCTCGACCGCGTGGAGCGCAACGTGACCGTGCATTTCTCGCCGGCGCCCGACGCGCTGTCGGTCGACCGCGCCGACTACACGCTGACGATTGCCGCGCAGGCGTGCGTGTCGATCTACCTGACCGTCGACGCGACGCTCGGGCCCGCGCAGGGCGAAGGGCCCGGATGCGGCCGCGTCGCGCTGCGCACGGCGCTCGTCGGCGTGCATCGCGAGATGCGGGCACGGCGCGAGTCGATGGCGCGCGTCAACACCGGCAATCCGCTGTTCGACGCATGGCTCGATCGTTCGCTCGCGGATCTCGGGCTGCTCACCACGCAGCTCGACACGGGGCCGTACCCGTATGCGGGCATCCCGTGGTTCTCGACGCCGTTCGGTCGCGACGCGATCATCACGTCGCTGCAGATGCTGTGGCTGCAGCCGTCGCTCGCACGCGGCGTGCTGCGTTTTCTCGCCGAGCATCAGGCGCGCGAGACCTCCGCGTTCCGCGACGCGGAGCCCGGCAAGATCATGCACGAGTTCCGCCGCAGCGAGATGGCCGCGACGGGCGAGGTGCCGTTCGCGCTGTACTACGGCGGCGTCGATACGACCCCGCTGTTCATCGTGCTCGCCGGCGCCTATGTCGAGCGCACCGGCGACGATGCGCTGATCGACGAGCTGTGGCCCGCGCTCGAGCGAGCCGCGCAATGGGTGATCGACAAGTGCGACCGCAATCCGTACGGACTGCTCGATTATCAGCGCACGTCGGAGCGCGGCCTCGCGAACCAGGGCTGGAAGGACAGCCACGATTCGGTGTTCCACGCGGACGGCCGTTTCCCGGACGGGCCGATCGCGCTCGTCGAAGTGCAGGCCTATGCATGCGCGGCGCTGGACGCGATGTCGGCGTGTTCGCACCGGCGCGGCCATGCGGCCGACGCGACGCGCTACGCGTTGCGCGCGAAGACGCTGCGCGAGCAGGTCGACGCGCTGTTCTGGATGCCGGAAGGCAATTTCTACGGGATCGCGCTCGACGGCCATGGCGACCTGTGCCGTGTGTTCGCGTCGAACGCGGGCCATCTGCTTGCGTTCGGGCTGCCCGACGCCGAGCGCGGCGCGGCGGTCGCCGGCGTGCTGGGCTCGACGCTGTTCCAGACGGGCTGGGGCATCCGAACGCTCGCGGCCGGCCAGCCGCGTTTCAATCCGATGGCCTATCACAACGGCTCGGTGTGGCCGCACGACAATGCGCTCATCGCGCGCGGCCTGGCGCGCTACGGCGACAAGACGGCGGCGGTGAATCTGCTGCGCGCGCTGTTCGAGGCGGCGGTGAGCTTCGAGATGCGCTTGCCGGAGCTGTTCTGCGGATTCCCGCGCCGGCGCGGCGAACCGCCGACCGCGTATCCGGTGGCCTGCCTGCCGCAGGCGTGGGCGGCCGGCGCGCCGTTCATGATGCTGCAGGCGTGCCTCGGCGTGAGCATCGACGCGTCGCGCCACGAGGTGCGCGTCGAGCGTCCGGCATTGCCGGAAGGCGTCGACTGGCTGCGGATCGATGCGCTGCGCGTCGGCGACGAAACCGTGTCGCTGACGTTCCGCCGCGTCGACGGCCAGGTCGTCGCCGCAGCCGAGCAGCCAGGCCGCGTGAAGGTGGTCGCGGTGCTGTAG
- a CDS encoding rod shape-determining protein: MSTPLFGKLFAQPVAIDLGTASTRIYTHERGVVLNQPSVVCFRKGGATDARPTLEAVGELAKALLGREPGHLESVRPMRHGVIADAHAAEQMIRSFIDMSRTRSRFGRRVEVTLCVPSDATAVERRAIREAAFAAGVSEVELIEESLAAGLGAGLPVTEAVGSMVIDIGGGTTEVAVIALGGIVYREAIRVGGNQFDAAIVNHIRNLYGVLLGEQTAEHVKKTIGSATSAVPRTSTRAVGRGIGDGLPRSVELSNHDVADALAAPLKQVIGAVKSVLENAPAELVTDIANRGVVLTGGGALLAGLERLLYDETGLVARIADEPATCAVRGAGEAMGRLAMCPVD, translated from the coding sequence ATGTCGACTCCGCTGTTCGGAAAGTTGTTTGCGCAACCCGTTGCGATCGACCTGGGAACGGCAAGTACGCGGATCTATACGCACGAACGCGGCGTGGTGCTGAACCAGCCGTCGGTCGTCTGCTTCCGCAAGGGCGGCGCAACCGACGCGCGGCCGACGCTCGAGGCCGTCGGCGAGCTCGCGAAGGCATTGCTCGGCCGCGAACCGGGGCATCTCGAATCCGTGCGGCCCATGCGGCACGGCGTGATCGCGGACGCGCACGCGGCCGAACAGATGATCCGCAGCTTCATCGACATGTCGCGCACGCGCTCGCGCTTCGGCCGCCGCGTCGAGGTCACGTTGTGCGTGCCGTCCGACGCGACGGCCGTCGAGCGCCGCGCGATCCGCGAGGCCGCGTTCGCGGCCGGCGTATCGGAGGTCGAACTGATCGAGGAATCGCTCGCGGCCGGGCTCGGTGCGGGTTTGCCGGTGACCGAGGCGGTCGGCTCGATGGTCATCGACATCGGCGGCGGGACGACCGAAGTCGCCGTCATCGCGCTCGGCGGCATCGTGTACCGCGAGGCGATTCGCGTCGGCGGCAACCAGTTCGACGCGGCGATCGTCAACCATATCCGCAACCTGTATGGCGTGCTGCTCGGCGAGCAGACGGCGGAGCACGTGAAGAAGACGATCGGCTCGGCCACCAGCGCGGTGCCGCGCACGTCGACCCGCGCCGTCGGCCGCGGCATCGGCGACGGCCTGCCGCGTTCGGTCGAGCTGTCCAATCACGACGTCGCGGACGCGCTGGCCGCGCCGCTCAAGCAGGTGATCGGCGCGGTGAAGTCGGTGCTGGAAAACGCGCCGGCCGAACTCGTGACCGATATCGCGAATCGCGGCGTGGTGCTCACCGGCGGCGGCGCGCTGCTCGCCGGGCTCGAACGCCTGCTGTACGACGAGACCGGGCTGGTCGCGCGGATCGCCGACGAGCCGGCGACCTGCGCGGTGCGCGGCGCCGGCGAGGCGATGGGGCGGCTCGCGATGTGCCCGGTCGATTGA